A stretch of Aedes aegypti strain LVP_AGWG chromosome 2, AaegL5.0 Primary Assembly, whole genome shotgun sequence DNA encodes these proteins:
- the LOC110675312 gene encoding integumentary mucin C.1-like, whose protein sequence is MKFAAIAIIVASVCVNWVIGAPQCLNCQCTKPFEEYQLCGTNCPKTCDNPSGGTCAPVCVAGCFCMEGYVRSADGSCVLPENCPCAPSTPAPCTTTPPPCTTTTPEPTTTPCTTTTPAPTTTPCTTTTPEPTTTPCTTTTPAPTTTPCTTTTPEPTTTPCTTTTPEPTTTPCPTTTTTEPCTTTTTTEPCTTTTTDPCTTTTPC, encoded by the exons ATGAAATTCGCTGCCATTGCCATCATCGTCGCCTCAGTTTGCGTCAACTGGGTGATCGGTGCCCCACAATGCCTGAATTGCC AGTGCACCAAGCCGTTCGAGGAGTACCAACTGTGTGGAACGAACTGTCCCAAGACATGCGACAACCCATCCGGAGGAACCTGCGCTCCAGTCTGCGTGGCTGGATGCTTCTGTATGGAGGGATACGTTCGCAGCGCTGATGGATCCTGTGTTCTTCCTGAAAATTGTCCATGCGCCCCTAGCACTCCAGCCCCATGCACGACCACTCCACCACCGTGCACTACTACGACTCCGGAACCAACCACTACTCCATGCACCACTACCACTCCTGCGCCAACAACGACTCCGTGCACAACTACAACTCCTGAACCTACCACTACTCCGTGCACCACTACCACTCCTGCGCCAACAACGACTCCGTGCACAACTACAACTCCTGAACCTACCACTACTCCATGCACTACGACCACTCCTGAACCTACCACTACACCGTGCCCTACAACCACTACCACTGAGCCTTGCACGACCACAACTACCACTGAGCCTTGCACTACTACTACCACAGATCCTTGTACCACCACGACTCCTTGCTAG